In Halobacterium sp. R2-5, one DNA window encodes the following:
- a CDS encoding DUF302 domain-containing protein, with translation MEYTIQTSVTGEFDDVVDATIAALEDEGFGVLCDIDIQATLEEKLGEEFRQYRILGACNPPLAYEGLTEEIELGALLPCNVIVYETDDGEIVVSAVDPKQLVGIADNDALDSIANEVDERFERVLSAVTDEQKSASEA, from the coding sequence ATGGAATACACAATACAGACTTCAGTCACCGGTGAGTTCGACGACGTCGTCGACGCGACAATCGCGGCGCTCGAAGACGAAGGATTCGGCGTCCTCTGTGACATCGACATCCAGGCGACGCTCGAGGAGAAACTCGGCGAAGAATTCCGCCAGTATCGCATTCTCGGTGCATGCAATCCCCCGCTGGCGTACGAGGGGCTGACCGAAGAAATCGAACTCGGCGCACTCCTCCCGTGTAACGTCATCGTCTACGAAACCGACGACGGCGAGATCGTCGTGAGTGCCGTCGACCCGAAGCAATTGGTCGGTATCGCGGACAACGATGCGCTCGACTCGATCGCGAACGAGGTCGACGAGCGTTTCGAGCGTGTTCTCTCGGCCGTTACCGACGAACAAAAGTCCGCGTCGGAGGCCTGA
- a CDS encoding SPW repeat protein, producing MDTPTKSITVLTGTLGVWLTTFPFIVKPPSLDTWNDVVVGGTIATLAGYNYSRERIQGGPGKGISGILVLFGGWLLLAPFITGVAGGLLWNDVVVGVFVTAFAGYNVYVAPSGEQTVTHVPTNDTESLATTDSQDTIQTLFAHTDGVRKQRGVS from the coding sequence ATGGATACGCCAACGAAATCGATTACCGTCCTCACGGGGACCCTGGGAGTCTGGCTCACGACGTTCCCGTTCATAGTGAAACCACCATCCCTTGACACGTGGAACGACGTCGTCGTCGGTGGAACTATCGCTACCTTAGCGGGGTATAACTACTCCCGTGAGCGAATACAGGGTGGACCCGGCAAGGGCATCTCTGGAATACTTGTGCTGTTCGGCGGGTGGCTTCTGCTTGCTCCGTTTATCACCGGAGTGGCTGGAGGCCTTCTTTGGAATGACGTGGTCGTCGGCGTGTTTGTGACAGCGTTTGCAGGATACAACGTGTACGTAGCTCCGTCTGGAGAACAGACGGTTACTCATGTGCCAACCAATGATACTGAATCCCTAGCCACGACTGACAGTCAAGACACCATTCAGACACTATTCGCCCACACTGACGGTGTTCGAAAACAGCGCGGGGTGAGCTAG
- a CDS encoding MarR family transcriptional regulator: MNRRQADTVVGGLVAAVLIVGGVLSWQAYQQQQAFNQMGSMMGTSMGTVHGTNPLWYVLGTLLVSAVIGGGYLVVRDELSSTDVPDRSQMEMANPTDSESAESPDGDTQLAGDINPEAQPQARVLDLLPEDERRILEPVLSSPGVTQIELRDRSDFSKSKVSQTVSALEKRGLLYRERQGRTYRIYPSDDLQREQAN, encoded by the coding sequence ATGAATCGACGGCAAGCCGATACAGTAGTCGGTGGCTTGGTCGCTGCCGTCCTCATCGTCGGCGGGGTGCTCAGCTGGCAAGCGTACCAGCAACAGCAGGCCTTCAACCAGATGGGATCGATGATGGGCACGTCGATGGGAACGGTTCATGGAACGAATCCGCTCTGGTATGTCCTCGGCACCCTCCTCGTCTCGGCCGTCATCGGTGGGGGGTATCTCGTGGTGCGGGACGAACTCAGTAGCACAGACGTACCCGATCGCTCACAGATGGAGATGGCGAATCCGACCGATTCTGAGAGTGCCGAATCACCGGATGGGGACACCCAACTAGCGGGGGATATCAATCCAGAGGCTCAGCCACAGGCTCGCGTATTAGACCTCTTGCCGGAGGATGAACGCCGTATCCTCGAACCAGTTCTCTCCTCGCCCGGCGTCACACAGATCGAACTCAGGGACCGCTCGGACTTCTCGAAGAGCAAGGTCAGTCAGACGGTGAGCGCTCTCGAGAAGCGTGGCCTGCTGTACCGGGAGCGCCAAGGGCGGACGTATCGCATCTATCCGAGCGACGACCTACAACGAGAACAGGCGAACTAG
- a CDS encoding helix-turn-helix domain-containing protein, whose translation MSSFGTDHRLDDIAVRDTRISDAIDEPMRAMILDILSEEALTATEVHERLENRGVDRTENTVRHHINELRDADLVDVVRFEEGRGGTTKYYHANTIVLSYSLPDSTDAAVEEMIDAVQPQITDALATLTDEYDDTIEEIVADMQPCEHCRTQKYETYVLLTILRRAFVRAHRDETQ comes from the coding sequence ATGAGTAGTTTCGGTACCGACCACCGTCTCGACGACATCGCGGTTCGTGATACCCGGATTTCGGACGCCATTGATGAACCGATGCGGGCGATGATCCTCGACATTCTGTCCGAGGAGGCCCTGACTGCGACCGAGGTCCACGAACGCCTCGAAAATCGCGGCGTCGACCGGACGGAGAACACGGTCCGCCACCACATCAACGAGCTCCGAGACGCGGACCTCGTCGACGTCGTCCGCTTCGAGGAGGGACGCGGTGGGACCACGAAGTACTATCACGCGAACACGATCGTCCTCTCGTACTCCTTGCCGGACTCGACCGACGCCGCCGTCGAAGAGATGATCGACGCCGTCCAGCCCCAGATAACGGACGCGCTCGCCACGCTCACCGACGAGTACGACGACACGATCGAGGAGATCGTCGCGGACATGCAACCCTGCGAGCACTGTCGGACACAAAAATATGAGACGTACGTGCTTTTGACTATCCTGCGACGGGCGTTCGTTCGTGCTCACCGAGATGAAACTCAATAA
- a CDS encoding cation-translocating P-type ATPase encodes MNKQSITQYYRKHRKAIVTATSGLLYGGGWSLGYVTSFDMASAAILVLATIVGGYDIAKTAYHEVTNRTLGIKTLVTLAAIGAIVIGEYWEAAAVVFLFSLGSYLEGRTMRKTRTALQELLEMTPDTATVRRDGELQEVPAREVEEGEAVVVKPGGKIPVDGTVVDGESAVNQAPVTGESAPVHKADGDEVYAGTVNQEGALEIRTTGAGSDTTLERIIRRVEEAQEAQSPTESLIDRFAKYYTPAVIVLAIGAYAVTQNAILSLTLLVIGCPGALVIGPPVSIVSAIGNAARSGVLMKGGEHLERAGKIDLVAFDKTGTLTKGETTVADVEGFGVADEEVLSLAATAEKKSEHHLADAIVDAAREGPTAATDGGTTVAQADDTDAGRQSVPDPDDFDVVAGKGVIAHADGQEVVVGNRALLADRDIDVPSRVADYVREREGCGETVVHVVRDGDIIGAIAMRDELREAAPGVVAALQDAGIETVMLTGDNERTAAAVAEEVGIDEYRAELLPEDKQSVIEGYQADGHVVAMVGDGINDAPSLATADVGIAMGAAGTDTAIETADMALMADDLERIPYAVKLSKATRWNVLENVGLAVLTVTVLLAGVLTSYVTLAAGMLVHEASVLLVILNGMRLLRY; translated from the coding sequence ATGAACAAACAGTCGATCACGCAGTACTACCGGAAACACCGGAAAGCCATCGTCACGGCGACGAGCGGACTCCTCTATGGCGGTGGCTGGAGTCTGGGCTACGTCACGAGTTTCGATATGGCAAGCGCCGCCATCCTCGTCCTCGCGACGATCGTGGGTGGCTACGACATCGCCAAGACCGCCTACCACGAGGTTACTAACCGGACGCTCGGCATCAAGACGCTGGTGACGCTGGCCGCTATCGGTGCCATCGTCATCGGCGAGTACTGGGAGGCCGCGGCCGTCGTCTTCCTGTTCAGCCTCGGCAGTTACCTCGAGGGACGGACGATGCGGAAGACCCGGACAGCCCTCCAGGAGCTGCTGGAGATGACGCCCGACACGGCGACCGTCCGTCGCGACGGGGAACTCCAGGAGGTCCCCGCCCGCGAGGTCGAAGAAGGCGAAGCCGTCGTCGTAAAGCCGGGCGGGAAGATTCCAGTCGACGGTACCGTCGTCGACGGCGAGAGCGCCGTCAACCAAGCACCAGTCACCGGCGAGAGCGCGCCCGTCCACAAGGCCGACGGCGACGAGGTTTACGCCGGGACGGTCAATCAAGAAGGGGCACTGGAGATCCGGACGACAGGTGCGGGCTCGGATACGACGCTCGAACGGATCATCCGTCGCGTCGAGGAGGCCCAGGAGGCTCAGTCGCCCACGGAGAGTCTCATCGACCGGTTCGCGAAGTACTACACGCCGGCCGTCATCGTGCTCGCTATCGGTGCGTACGCCGTCACGCAGAACGCGATCCTGTCGCTGACCCTGTTGGTCATCGGCTGTCCCGGGGCGCTCGTCATCGGGCCGCCGGTCAGCATCGTCTCGGCCATTGGCAACGCCGCTCGGTCTGGCGTGCTGATGAAGGGCGGTGAACACCTCGAACGCGCCGGCAAGATCGACCTTGTCGCCTTCGACAAGACGGGAACGCTCACGAAGGGCGAGACCACCGTCGCCGACGTCGAGGGGTTCGGCGTTGCTGATGAGGAGGTCCTCTCACTCGCGGCGACCGCCGAGAAGAAGAGCGAACACCACCTCGCTGACGCCATCGTCGACGCGGCCCGCGAGGGCCCGACCGCCGCGACGGACGGCGGAACGACGGTCGCCCAGGCGGACGATACGGACGCGGGGCGCCAGTCGGTCCCCGATCCGGATGACTTCGACGTAGTCGCTGGCAAGGGCGTCATCGCCCACGCCGATGGCCAGGAAGTTGTTGTCGGCAACCGCGCACTGCTGGCCGACCGCGACATTGACGTCCCCAGCCGGGTCGCCGACTACGTCCGCGAGCGTGAGGGGTGCGGCGAGACAGTCGTCCACGTCGTTCGGGACGGGGACATCATCGGCGCGATTGCGATGCGGGACGAGCTCCGGGAGGCCGCTCCTGGGGTCGTCGCGGCGCTCCAAGACGCTGGCATCGAGACGGTGATGCTCACCGGCGACAACGAGCGGACGGCCGCTGCCGTTGCCGAGGAGGTCGGTATCGACGAGTACCGTGCCGAACTCCTCCCCGAGGACAAGCAGTCCGTCATCGAGGGCTACCAGGCCGACGGCCACGTCGTCGCGATGGTCGGCGACGGCATCAACGACGCGCCGTCGCTGGCCACTGCCGACGTCGGCATCGCGATGGGTGCTGCGGGAACGGACACCGCCATCGAGACGGCAGATATGGCGTTGATGGCCGACGACCTCGAACGGATCCCGTACGCGGTCAAACTCAGCAAGGCGACGCGCTGGAACGTCCTCGAGAACGTCGGGCTCGCGGTGCTGACCGTGACCGTCCTCCTCGCGGGCGTGCTCACCAGCTACGTCACGCTCGCCGCCGGGATGCTCGTTCACGAGGCCAGCGTCCTCCTCGTCATCCTCAACGGGATGCGACTGCTCCGCTACTGA
- a CDS encoding DUF4396 domain-containing protein has product MDSWKSVAVVVAAIVAILVATQPVFVAGLTLFDYGETPSESYTTMQTKDVSRFPVDDPQRQSELTARAAAPPNSGLDYSTVVRVPENDWQAAMAASRLRASEDALLFYGDATPPDSANGTDTSNVSTVNIAGGNPAEAAASIATRGNGPDDISPNNVIIVNSDEPQWALPAVAWSAYSGDPILYANEDGVPDATLEAIAELNASHAYVLAPGGLVSGEALSDLDVEWTRVAGDTPQDHAIEVAEFRDESRDFGWGIHERDKVGYYNFMLVNPSEPEHAVSSANLQRGKAGPILLVNDDGSLPAVTENYAWQSQPAWFSTPAEGPFNHLFAMGSTDQVSWVSQGRLDYAVEITQYRHQGAGLSPLESLAAVWAGFSILGASFVFAHARHRLPEMNDWTTMVWPLLTLVLGPFGLALYWLSYRGRQIVTTDQGPRVLRPYWLRAATATAMGVGFAGSTMIATGFLLNYLGIPMIVFDGPLFWLGNAMTVLIVLVYVIAFLVSWLVFHIPMLKDSQGLDTGPAAKKGAKIVAVSMTSVSVGMMGGMWVIMMLKLPMMPGDDNILWFGVMVFATLIGFLIAWPVNGLLVRKNLKPGGAL; this is encoded by the coding sequence ATGGATAGCTGGAAATCAGTAGCGGTTGTGGTCGCTGCCATCGTCGCGATTCTCGTGGCTACACAACCGGTCTTCGTCGCCGGGCTGACATTGTTCGACTACGGGGAGACGCCGAGCGAATCGTACACCACAATGCAGACCAAAGACGTGAGCAGATTTCCGGTTGATGACCCACAGCGTCAGAGTGAACTCACTGCTCGGGCCGCGGCGCCACCTAACTCTGGGCTCGACTACTCAACCGTGGTTCGCGTTCCCGAGAACGACTGGCAGGCAGCTATGGCGGCATCTCGCCTACGGGCAAGCGAAGATGCTCTGCTCTTCTATGGCGACGCCACGCCGCCCGATAGCGCCAATGGAACCGACACGTCCAACGTCTCTACCGTAAACATCGCTGGTGGGAATCCTGCCGAGGCAGCCGCTTCTATCGCCACTCGTGGGAACGGACCTGACGACATCAGTCCGAACAACGTCATCATTGTGAACTCTGACGAGCCCCAGTGGGCACTGCCCGCTGTCGCCTGGAGCGCCTACTCTGGTGACCCGATTCTGTACGCGAACGAAGATGGAGTCCCGGACGCCACGCTAGAGGCAATTGCGGAACTGAACGCCTCACACGCCTATGTCCTCGCACCGGGCGGCCTCGTGAGTGGCGAAGCGCTCTCTGACCTCGACGTCGAGTGGACACGGGTCGCAGGAGACACCCCACAGGACCACGCCATCGAGGTGGCAGAGTTCCGTGACGAGTCGCGGGACTTCGGCTGGGGAATTCATGAACGCGATAAAGTCGGTTACTACAACTTCATGCTCGTCAACCCCAGTGAGCCCGAACACGCGGTCTCATCGGCGAATCTACAGCGGGGGAAAGCCGGTCCGATCCTACTCGTCAACGATGACGGGAGCCTACCAGCTGTGACCGAAAACTACGCGTGGCAGTCTCAACCGGCCTGGTTCTCGACCCCCGCAGAAGGGCCGTTTAACCACCTCTTCGCAATGGGGTCGACGGACCAGGTCTCCTGGGTTTCCCAGGGCCGCCTCGACTACGCAGTTGAGATCACCCAGTACCGCCATCAGGGTGCTGGCCTCAGCCCGCTGGAATCGCTCGCTGCGGTCTGGGCCGGGTTCAGCATCCTCGGAGCGTCGTTCGTGTTCGCCCATGCACGTCACCGACTACCTGAGATGAACGACTGGACGACGATGGTCTGGCCACTACTCACCCTTGTTCTGGGCCCATTCGGGCTGGCCCTCTACTGGCTTTCCTACAGGGGAAGACAGATCGTTACAACTGACCAGGGACCACGCGTCCTTCGTCCGTATTGGCTTCGAGCAGCCACAGCGACTGCGATGGGTGTTGGATTCGCAGGAAGCACGATGATCGCGACGGGATTCCTCCTCAACTACCTGGGCATTCCGATGATCGTCTTCGACGGGCCACTGTTCTGGCTCGGGAATGCGATGACGGTTCTCATCGTGCTCGTGTACGTCATCGCGTTCCTCGTGTCGTGGCTCGTCTTCCACATTCCAATGTTGAAAGACTCACAAGGCCTTGACACCGGACCGGCGGCGAAGAAAGGTGCGAAGATCGTCGCCGTGAGCATGACGAGCGTTTCTGTCGGGATGATGGGTGGAATGTGGGTGATCATGATGCTCAAGCTACCGATGATGCCAGGAGACGACAACATCCTCTGGTTTGGCGTGATGGTGTTCGCGACGCTGATCGGGTTCCTCATCGCCTGGCCAGTGAATGGACTGCTCGTTCGGAAAAACCTCAAACCGGGTGGTGCGCTATGA
- a CDS encoding SHOCT domain-containing protein, giving the protein MASSNQLDTTTIVLLVLGAIILLPLLTMGMGFGGMMGYGGMMGQYGGTGGWWPLVGMLVPLIFLLILLGGGYLVFRRANESQTSQDPAMEELRTAYARGDLTDEEFESRRERLERSE; this is encoded by the coding sequence ATGGCTTCGTCGAACCAGCTCGACACCACGACCATCGTTCTCCTGGTACTCGGAGCGATCATCTTGCTCCCGTTGCTCACGATGGGGATGGGATTCGGCGGGATGATGGGTTATGGCGGGATGATGGGGCAGTATGGCGGTACTGGTGGGTGGTGGCCGCTCGTCGGGATGCTCGTCCCGCTCATCTTCCTCCTCATCCTCCTCGGCGGTGGCTACCTCGTCTTCCGACGCGCGAACGAAAGCCAGACATCTCAAGACCCCGCGATGGAGGAACTCCGCACGGCGTACGCTCGCGGCGACCTCACTGACGAAGAGTTCGAATCCCGCCGCGAGCGACTCGAACGGTCGGAGTGA
- a CDS encoding heavy metal-associated domain-containing protein codes for MSDTTQFRVLDFDCPTCASTVERALSNVDGVQHVEVHYATGRVEIEYDDSVADPDGFAETIENQGYTPQPA; via the coding sequence ATGAGCGACACAACCCAGTTCCGCGTCCTCGACTTCGACTGCCCGACCTGTGCGAGCACCGTCGAGCGTGCCCTCTCGAACGTCGACGGCGTCCAGCACGTCGAAGTCCACTACGCGACCGGTCGCGTCGAGATCGAGTACGACGACAGCGTCGCTGACCCCGACGGCTTCGCAGAGACCATCGAAAACCAGGGGTACACGCCCCAGCCCGCCTAG
- a CDS encoding SHOCT domain-containing protein produces MTELTTHIGRTARRLAILAVPLLVAATGTAAAHGSGSYDGGMMGGGWGLFGGAMGLWGLLWMGLLIAVPTYLVYALLNRESGENDEQSLSVLRERYARGELSDDEFDRRRKQLERTR; encoded by the coding sequence ATGACGGAACTCACCACTCACATCGGACGCACTGCTCGGCGACTCGCGATCCTCGCCGTCCCGCTACTGGTCGCGGCGACTGGAACGGCTGCTGCCCACGGGAGCGGGAGCTACGACGGCGGCATGATGGGGGGCGGCTGGGGCCTCTTCGGCGGAGCGATGGGGCTCTGGGGACTCCTCTGGATGGGGCTCCTCATCGCCGTTCCGACCTATCTCGTCTACGCGCTCCTCAACCGAGAATCCGGTGAGAACGATGAGCAGTCGCTGTCGGTTCTCCGCGAGCGCTACGCCCGCGGGGAGCTCTCGGACGATGAATTTGATCGACGGCGAAAACAGCTCGAACGCACCAGATGA
- a CDS encoding copper-translocating P-type ATPase has protein sequence MKTRTAHLDITGMTCANCSGTVGDALESLDGVVEANANFATDEGSVEYDPDEVSLAEIYEAIEEAGYGAVSDTVTIGISDMTCANCVQTNETALENTPGVIAAEANFATDEAQVRYNPADTSLDALYDAIEDAGYSPVREDSDSGESGEDARDAARQGEIRKQLRLTLFGAALSAPMLFFLAEKFLLGGGILPETVFGVEFGWVEFLLATPVQAVLGWPFYKNSYNALVNNRRANMDVLIALGSSTAYFYSVAVLAGLIAGSLYFDTAALILVFITLGNYLEARSKGQAGDALRKLLEMEAETATLVDEDGSEEEVPLEDVTVGDRMKVRPGEQIPTDGVVVDGQSAVDESMVTGESVPVEKGEGDEVVGSTINENGVLVVEATKVGADTALQQIVQTVKEAQSRQPDIQNLADRISAYFVPAVIANALLWGTVWFLFPQALAGFVEWLPLWGAVAGGPAVAGGTVSVFEFALVVFASSVLIACPCALGLATPAATMVGTTIGAQNGVLFKGGDILERAKDVDTVVFDKTGTLTKGEMELTDVVVFDGDGRPAADGGEPTADGGALTARDRLSEDDVLRLAATAESGSEHPLARAIVDGARERGIDVSDPDDFENVPGHGIRATVDDSEVLVGNRKLLRDNGIDPSPAQETMERLENEGKTAMLVARVPAGTDEGELVGVVADADTIKESATEAVNQLQERGVDVMMITGDNERTARAVAEQVGIDPENVHAEVLPEDKSNAVEAIQDEGRKAMMVGDGVNDAPALAVAHVGTAIGSGTDVAIEAADVTLMRDDPLDVVKAIRISDATLQKIKQNLVWALGYNTAMIPLASLGLLQPVLAAGAMAFSSVSVLSNSLLFRRYTPDHDYKLLGRLR, from the coding sequence ATGAAGACACGCACCGCACATCTCGACATCACAGGGATGACATGTGCCAACTGCTCGGGGACAGTTGGCGACGCCCTGGAGTCACTCGACGGCGTCGTCGAGGCGAACGCCAATTTCGCCACAGACGAGGGCTCCGTCGAGTACGACCCTGACGAGGTATCGCTTGCAGAAATCTACGAAGCGATCGAGGAGGCCGGGTACGGTGCGGTGTCTGACACGGTGACCATCGGCATCTCCGATATGACCTGTGCCAACTGTGTGCAGACGAACGAGACCGCACTCGAGAACACGCCGGGTGTCATCGCGGCCGAGGCGAACTTCGCCACCGACGAAGCGCAGGTCAGGTACAACCCCGCGGACACGTCCCTCGACGCGCTCTACGACGCTATCGAGGACGCTGGGTACTCACCGGTCCGTGAAGACAGCGACAGCGGTGAATCGGGCGAAGACGCTCGGGACGCTGCACGACAGGGTGAGATTCGAAAACAGCTCCGTCTGACACTGTTCGGAGCCGCACTCTCAGCCCCGATGCTGTTTTTCCTCGCAGAGAAGTTTCTGCTCGGCGGAGGAATTCTCCCGGAGACGGTCTTCGGCGTCGAATTCGGGTGGGTCGAGTTCCTGCTGGCGACACCCGTTCAGGCCGTGCTCGGCTGGCCGTTCTACAAGAACTCCTACAACGCGCTGGTCAACAACAGGCGCGCCAACATGGACGTGCTCATCGCATTGGGTTCGTCCACTGCGTATTTCTACTCAGTCGCGGTACTTGCCGGACTGATCGCGGGGAGCTTGTACTTCGACACTGCCGCGTTGATCCTCGTGTTCATCACGCTTGGCAACTACCTCGAAGCCCGCTCGAAAGGGCAGGCGGGCGACGCCCTCCGGAAGCTCCTCGAAATGGAGGCCGAGACGGCCACCCTCGTCGACGAGGACGGTTCCGAAGAGGAAGTGCCACTCGAAGATGTCACCGTCGGCGACCGCATGAAGGTCCGGCCTGGTGAACAGATCCCGACCGACGGCGTCGTCGTCGACGGACAGAGTGCTGTCGACGAGTCGATGGTCACCGGCGAGTCGGTCCCCGTCGAGAAAGGCGAGGGCGACGAAGTCGTCGGCTCGACGATCAACGAGAACGGCGTCCTCGTCGTCGAGGCGACGAAGGTCGGTGCAGACACGGCGCTCCAGCAGATCGTTCAGACGGTCAAGGAAGCCCAGTCCCGCCAGCCAGACATCCAGAACCTCGCCGACCGCATCTCGGCATACTTCGTCCCGGCGGTCATCGCGAACGCGTTACTGTGGGGCACCGTGTGGTTCCTCTTCCCCCAAGCACTCGCCGGATTCGTCGAGTGGCTCCCGCTCTGGGGAGCGGTCGCTGGCGGACCAGCCGTGGCTGGTGGCACCGTCTCAGTCTTCGAGTTCGCGCTCGTCGTCTTCGCGTCGTCCGTGTTGATTGCCTGTCCCTGTGCGCTTGGGTTAGCGACGCCTGCTGCAACGATGGTCGGGACGACGATCGGTGCCCAGAACGGCGTCCTGTTCAAGGGCGGTGACATCCTCGAACGCGCAAAAGACGTCGACACGGTCGTCTTCGACAAGACCGGGACGCTCACCAAAGGTGAAATGGAGCTGACTGACGTCGTCGTCTTCGACGGTGACGGCCGACCCGCCGCAGACGGTGGAGAACCGACAGCCGACGGCGGAGCGCTAACTGCACGCGATCGTCTCAGCGAGGACGACGTGTTGCGGCTCGCTGCCACGGCCGAAAGTGGAAGCGAGCACCCGCTCGCCCGTGCCATCGTCGACGGAGCTAGAGAGCGCGGCATCGACGTGAGCGACCCCGACGACTTCGAGAACGTCCCCGGCCACGGTATCCGCGCAACTGTTGACGACAGCGAGGTGCTGGTCGGAAACCGAAAGCTCCTCCGTGACAACGGAATCGACCCCTCGCCCGCTCAGGAGACAATGGAGCGCCTCGAGAACGAGGGGAAGACGGCGATGCTCGTCGCCCGCGTGCCCGCTGGCACGGACGAGGGCGAACTCGTCGGTGTGGTCGCTGACGCCGACACGATCAAAGAAAGTGCGACGGAGGCCGTGAACCAACTGCAAGAGCGCGGCGTCGACGTGATGATGATCACCGGCGACAACGAGCGGACTGCTCGTGCCGTCGCCGAGCAGGTCGGCATCGACCCCGAGAACGTCCACGCGGAGGTGCTCCCCGAGGACAAATCCAATGCCGTCGAGGCCATCCAGGACGAAGGTCGCAAGGCGATGATGGTGGGCGACGGCGTCAACGACGCGCCCGCGCTCGCGGTCGCCCACGTTGGGACCGCCATCGGGAGCGGGACGGACGTCGCCATCGAAGCGGCGGACGTGACGCTAATGCGCGACGACCCGCTCGACGTGGTGAAGGCCATCCGCATCTCGGACGCGACACTCCAGAAGATCAAACAGAACCTCGTGTGGGCGCTCGGTTACAACACGGCGATGATCCCGCTGGCCTCGTTGGGCCTCCTCCAGCCCGTGCTGGCTGCCGGGGCGATGGCGTTCTCGTCGGTGTCAGTGCTGTCGAACAGCCTTCTGTTCCGCCGGTACACCCCCGATCACGACTACAAACTACTCGGGAGGCTCCGATAA